The following proteins come from a genomic window of Paenibacillus swuensis:
- a CDS encoding YugN family protein → MITLTSQLENKELAYNDANTYLSRHGFSLGGGWDYKQGVFDHALDEANKVWLRIPFEVTRGELDVDADASDAQVKLGTPYVLRHVYREDDNPDPDAQPKIAGALFDQFQKPLNPDANIDDKWLNQAKEHLSKAESQFPV, encoded by the coding sequence ATGATTACACTGACTTCACAACTGGAAAACAAAGAACTGGCATACAATGATGCCAACACGTATCTATCCCGTCACGGATTCTCTCTTGGAGGCGGATGGGACTATAAACAAGGCGTCTTCGACCACGCTTTGGATGAGGCCAATAAGGTATGGCTCCGAATCCCTTTCGAAGTAACCCGAGGCGAACTGGACGTGGATGCGGACGCGAGCGATGCTCAAGTGAAGCTGGGTACACCCTATGTGCTGAGACATGTGTATCGCGAGGACGATAATCCGGATCCGGATGCGCAGCCGAAGATTGCGGGAGCTCTTTTTGACCAATTCCAAAAGCCTTTGAATCCCGATGCCAATATCGACGATAAGTGGCTTAATCAAGCCAAAGAGCATTTATCTAAAGCAGAAAGCCAATTCCCGGTCTAA
- a CDS encoding response regulator, which produces MERVLNIMIVDDHEMVRMGLRTYLMLESGMNVIGEAANGREALEILQQEDSTIPDLALVDLMMPEMDGVQTTKAISAKYPDMKIIILTSFLDDEKVVQAMEAGATSYVLKTVTSEELVYVIQGAFRGMPVMNAEVSQALTRGLRQRTAKDDTEGLTDREKEVLLLIADGKANKEIGEELHISIKTVKTHVSNLLMKCELEDRTQLAIYAHRKGWAEK; this is translated from the coding sequence ATGGAACGAGTGTTGAACATTATGATTGTGGATGACCATGAGATGGTGCGTATGGGACTGCGTACATATTTGATGCTGGAAAGCGGTATGAATGTAATCGGAGAGGCCGCAAACGGCCGCGAAGCGCTGGAAATCCTACAACAAGAAGATTCCACCATACCGGATCTGGCATTAGTGGATTTAATGATGCCCGAGATGGACGGCGTCCAGACCACTAAGGCAATATCCGCAAAATATCCGGATATGAAAATCATTATTCTGACGAGCTTCCTGGATGATGAGAAAGTGGTGCAGGCGATGGAGGCCGGAGCTACAAGCTATGTGCTGAAGACCGTTACATCGGAAGAGCTTGTCTATGTCATTCAGGGAGCGTTCCGCGGAATGCCTGTCATGAACGCGGAGGTATCTCAGGCTTTAACGCGAGGTTTAAGGCAACGTACCGCGAAGGATGATACCGAAGGATTGACGGATCGGGAGAAAGAAGTATTGCTGTTGATTGCGGACGGTAAAGCCAACAAAGAAATCGGTGAAGAACTCCATATCAGTATCAAAACCGTGAAAACACATGTCAGCAATCTGCTGATGAAGTGCGAATTAGAGGACCGGACACAGCTTGCCATTTACGCACACCGCAAAGGTTGGGCAGAAAAGTAG
- a CDS encoding sensor histidine kinase — protein sequence MGGWRNNVKWQMIAYFLIATVLVTSATFAGCVYFAHSLDHDYLWLLYLAGVLFLGLIIGYIAAQNIQRKLNVLQLSVFQMSKGNFTNRVAYSESDSFHQIYRDFNEMAESVEVKVKMLQTLGEELVMQRAESEEDAVLEERKRLARDLHDTVAQQLFAIHMSASSLPKLLERNSEASLEVLQQLIQMSQHAQKQMRSLIAQLRPLELDGQSLESALDKWFPDYCRQNSLQGTMDIQLIQGLSDAKEHQFFLIVQEAMANVTKHASASRVTLSLYETDNQYMLTISDNGSGFDGARVKLNSYGLSTMLERAQKLGGSLEVLSKPGAGTRVKAAIPKFSEAGGG from the coding sequence ATGGGCGGCTGGAGAAATAACGTCAAATGGCAAATGATCGCCTATTTCCTCATTGCAACGGTTCTGGTAACCTCGGCCACGTTCGCCGGCTGTGTTTATTTTGCGCACTCCTTAGATCATGACTACCTATGGTTGCTGTATCTTGCGGGTGTGTTGTTTCTAGGTTTGATTATAGGTTACATTGCGGCGCAGAACATTCAGCGTAAGTTGAATGTTCTGCAGCTGTCTGTGTTCCAGATGTCCAAGGGTAATTTCACCAATCGCGTAGCATACAGTGAATCCGATTCCTTCCATCAGATTTACCGGGACTTTAATGAAATGGCCGAATCGGTGGAAGTGAAAGTGAAGATGCTGCAGACACTAGGTGAAGAACTGGTCATGCAACGCGCGGAAAGCGAGGAAGACGCGGTATTGGAAGAACGTAAACGGCTGGCCAGAGATCTGCATGATACCGTGGCCCAGCAATTGTTCGCTATCCATATGTCCGCTTCGTCGCTCCCCAAGCTGCTGGAACGGAATAGCGAAGCAAGCCTTGAAGTGCTTCAGCAGCTCATTCAGATGTCCCAACACGCCCAGAAGCAGATGCGCTCGCTCATCGCCCAACTTCGTCCGCTTGAACTGGATGGACAGAGCTTGGAAAGCGCACTGGATAAGTGGTTTCCGGACTATTGCCGTCAGAACAGCTTACAAGGCACCATGGATATCCAGCTCATTCAAGGCTTGTCGGATGCGAAAGAACATCAGTTTTTCTTGATCGTACAAGAAGCTATGGCGAATGTGACGAAGCATGCCTCGGCATCAAGGGTGACCTTGTCGCTGTACGAAACCGATAATCAATACATGTTGACCATTTCAGATAACGGTTCAGGCTTCGACGGCGCAAGAGTCAAGCTGAACTCCTATGGTTTATCAACGATGTTGGAGCGGGCACAAAAGCTGGGCGGATCTTTGGAGGTGCTCAGTAAACCCGGAGCGGGTACGAGGGTGAAGGCGGCAATCCCTAAATTCAGCGAAGCCGGAGGGGGCTAG
- the liaF gene encoding cell wall-active antibiotics response protein LiaF encodes MNGTLFHRMIIGLLLIGAGSLFLLKEFNLIEVDIGSLIGNLWPLVLIYFGSWGAFSQWKWGKGGSQWIWSLIPVVLGFYFLGQNFGVIEMSFGELIRLIIPIALIVIGLSFFFRPRKNSISYHNPYTHDGPLDPKSEMNPDKKSGKSPESDPEIKLSTPTPPDWTSQKQEWKQFKADHHKHYEHHVHEMIHQEIHQDIHTHFHSKHSKSSFIGDIHLGQDYWELEPLNISQFIGDTVLDLTKAQIPYGETRINVSSFIGDVKVLVPNDYEVGINAITSSFLGDTTVLDKRIGGLFKNTSAETPSFKEAEKKIRLVTSTFIGDVTVIRVG; translated from the coding sequence ATGAACGGAACATTATTTCATCGCATGATTATCGGGTTGCTGTTAATCGGAGCGGGCTCTCTGTTTCTACTGAAAGAATTTAACCTGATTGAGGTGGATATCGGATCACTCATCGGAAATCTATGGCCTCTGGTATTAATTTACTTCGGCTCTTGGGGAGCCTTTAGTCAGTGGAAATGGGGAAAAGGCGGGTCTCAGTGGATTTGGAGTCTTATACCTGTCGTATTGGGCTTTTACTTCTTGGGTCAGAATTTCGGCGTTATTGAAATGTCGTTTGGAGAATTAATCCGATTGATTATTCCCATTGCGCTGATTGTGATCGGGTTGAGTTTCTTCTTCCGTCCGCGTAAAAATTCAATTTCCTATCATAATCCTTATACACATGACGGGCCGCTGGATCCCAAGTCAGAAATGAATCCAGATAAAAAATCCGGGAAATCGCCGGAATCCGATCCGGAAATAAAGTTGAGTACGCCGACACCACCTGACTGGACTTCCCAAAAGCAGGAATGGAAGCAGTTCAAGGCAGATCATCATAAGCATTACGAGCATCACGTTCACGAGATGATTCATCAAGAGATCCATCAAGATATCCATACACATTTTCACAGCAAGCACTCCAAATCCAGCTTTATCGGGGATATTCATCTGGGTCAGGATTACTGGGAGCTGGAGCCGTTAAATATTTCGCAGTTCATCGGAGACACCGTTCTGGATTTAACGAAAGCTCAAATCCCATACGGTGAAACGAGAATCAACGTCTCTTCTTTTATCGGAGATGTGAAAGTGTTGGTTCCTAACGATTACGAAGTAGGTATTAACGCGATTACTTCTTCTTTTCTTGGGGATACAACGGTACTGGATAAGAGAATCGGCGGACTGTTCAAGAATACGAGCGCGGAGACACCCAGCTTCAAAGAAGCCGAGAAGAAAATCAGGCTGGTAACGTCCACTTTTATCGGGGATGTTACTGTAATCAGGGTGGGCTAA
- a CDS encoding methyl-accepting chemotaxis protein, with protein sequence MGTQAVKLRLNKELRTVGIVGVITAGVISFLSIPAGLLSIGGMLITAAFILWNKQSGDVGITSLNKENMERDISIETVVQFVNESQVVSDQLNAAIEEVNLSIEGLNRVADSSTQIEEQLRNHSRLAVNRINEAFSSLQEVAAAADQISDTSAYMNTESQSTQTVVMHVVQSLTKTNEVMDSLRSYNQTMDERIRELSDHASKIEEINSFIQGVVSQTSLLALNASIEAAHAGEYGRGFAVVAQQIKKLAEQSNEAVKRSSLILNSIEQGVGQVVASVEQEKLAVARGLDEMQNIQHSMDDIFNRISQVNHLVGQTNDSSTHQTSLMAESTNMLQDVVYTVNNTLESVEVTLHQLNTQRTEINKLQRVNEKLKSSSSELIHSIQQVGVTSQTQQVDMDLEPMRTLLGAIASDPKLAGLDERSHAEGLTRYMKANAEIEAIWSNRADGSFVFSLPEAGLLNAKGREWWKQAMDGHLYLSPVYISAITKKPCITMSKVILDPSGNPAGVVGMDLIIS encoded by the coding sequence ATGGGGACACAAGCGGTGAAGCTTAGACTGAACAAAGAATTGCGTACGGTGGGGATTGTAGGAGTTATTACAGCAGGTGTGATCAGTTTTCTGTCTATACCCGCAGGTCTGCTGTCCATTGGCGGGATGTTGATTACGGCGGCCTTCATCCTTTGGAATAAGCAAAGCGGAGATGTTGGGATTACAAGCCTGAATAAGGAAAACATGGAGAGGGACATCTCCATAGAAACTGTGGTACAGTTCGTGAATGAATCGCAAGTGGTATCGGACCAGTTAAATGCTGCTATCGAGGAAGTGAACTTATCGATTGAAGGCTTGAACCGTGTCGCGGACAGTTCCACGCAAATCGAGGAGCAGTTACGCAATCACAGCCGGTTGGCCGTGAACCGAATCAATGAAGCATTTTCTTCCTTGCAGGAAGTGGCAGCCGCTGCCGACCAGATCAGTGATACTTCGGCATACATGAATACCGAGAGCCAGAGCACTCAAACGGTTGTTATGCATGTGGTGCAGTCCCTTACGAAGACGAATGAAGTCATGGATTCTCTTCGTTCCTATAACCAAACGATGGACGAGCGGATCAGGGAGCTTTCGGATCATGCCTCCAAGATTGAGGAAATTAACTCCTTTATTCAAGGAGTGGTCTCCCAAACCTCGCTTCTCGCGCTGAACGCTTCTATTGAAGCGGCCCATGCCGGTGAATACGGCAGAGGATTCGCCGTTGTTGCGCAGCAAATCAAGAAGCTTGCGGAACAAAGTAATGAGGCTGTTAAACGCTCATCGCTCATTCTGAATTCAATTGAACAAGGCGTAGGTCAGGTCGTCGCTTCTGTGGAACAGGAGAAGCTGGCTGTTGCGCGCGGGTTAGATGAAATGCAGAACATTCAACACAGCATGGACGACATCTTTAATCGGATATCGCAAGTGAATCATCTTGTGGGCCAGACGAATGATTCAAGTACGCATCAAACATCGCTTATGGCGGAGTCCACAAACATGCTTCAGGATGTCGTATATACTGTCAATAATACGCTGGAGAGTGTGGAAGTTACACTGCATCAATTGAATACGCAACGCACCGAAATTAATAAATTGCAACGGGTGAATGAGAAGCTGAAGAGCTCCTCAAGCGAATTAATACATTCGATACAGCAAGTAGGAGTAACTTCCCAGACACAGCAAGTAGACATGGATCTGGAGCCCATGCGAACGTTGTTGGGGGCCATTGCTTCCGATCCTAAGCTGGCAGGGCTGGACGAACGGAGTCATGCCGAAGGGTTAACCCGATATATGAAAGCGAATGCCGAGATTGAAGCGATATGGTCTAACCGCGCGGACGGATCCTTCGTTTTCTCCTTGCCCGAAGCCGGATTGCTGAATGCTAAAGGCAGAGAATGGTGGAAGCAGGCGATGGATGGTCATCTATATCTGTCACCAGTGTATATTTCCGCCATTACTAAGAAACCGTGCATTACGATGTCGAAAGTGATTCTGGATCCCTCCGGGAACCCCGCAGGCGTGGTGGGAATGGATTTAATTATTTCTTAG
- a CDS encoding 3D domain-containing protein, translated as MSVGSLSRPQWVGFILLIILAVTALYPLEGSFLRDKPEQRKSEYMSVVPSTSDTAPVQEGTAIYAARSREESVQPVQAASKPKVQQAKPLQQVAPAAKQATAKRQTAVKEQAVSAEIQGITTLLRRDIKNYKSVEVTATGYYAGVESTGKRPGDKAYGITYSGVKVKRDTVSTIAADPRVFPIGTILLIPGYGYGVVADTGSAIKGHKIDLYFDTKNQIYKEWGKKKVGVRVIRTGTGKFNERMMSDLNRLVKAETRKPQAL; from the coding sequence ATGTCTGTTGGTTCTTTAAGCCGGCCGCAGTGGGTTGGTTTTATTCTGCTGATCATCTTGGCGGTTACGGCGTTATATCCCTTGGAGGGTTCATTTCTGAGGGACAAGCCTGAACAGAGAAAAAGCGAGTACATGAGCGTTGTGCCAAGCACATCCGATACCGCGCCTGTTCAGGAGGGTACAGCAATATATGCAGCACGGAGCCGAGAAGAATCGGTTCAACCGGTACAGGCTGCTTCCAAGCCAAAGGTACAACAAGCCAAGCCGCTTCAACAGGTTGCCCCGGCAGCCAAACAGGCGACGGCCAAACGGCAAACAGCGGTCAAGGAGCAAGCGGTTAGCGCGGAGATACAGGGTATTACAACCTTGTTGCGCCGAGATATAAAGAATTACAAGTCCGTTGAAGTAACGGCAACAGGGTATTATGCCGGTGTTGAATCCACAGGCAAGCGCCCTGGAGATAAAGCATACGGTATTACTTACTCAGGTGTTAAGGTGAAGCGGGATACCGTATCCACCATCGCAGCGGATCCCAGGGTATTCCCGATCGGTACCATTCTGCTAATTCCCGGATACGGGTACGGGGTAGTGGCGGATACCGGATCGGCGATCAAAGGTCACAAGATTGATTTGTACTTTGATACCAAGAATCAAATTTATAAAGAATGGGGCAAGAAGAAAGTGGGTGTCCGTGTAATCCGCACAGGTACCGGCAAGTTTAATGAGCGCATGATGAGCGATTTAAACCGGTTGGTCAAAGCGGAAACACGCAAGCCTCAAGCTTTATAA
- the thrS gene encoding threonine--tRNA ligase, which produces MSAVQVTFPDGAVREYAAGSTIEDVAGSISSGLKKNAVAGKVNGKVVDIYYPLNEDASLEIVTLDSKDGLEMYRHSTAHMMAQAIKRIYGQQAVKLGIGPVIEDGFYYDIDIETPLSSEDLDKIEKEMAKISNENLPIRRREVSREEALAIYTELNDNLKLELINDLPEDVILTIYDQGEFFDLCRGPHLPSTGRIKIFKLLSVAGAYWRGDSKNKMLQRIYGTAFPKKADLDEHLRLLEEAKKRDHRKLGRELKMFTFAREVGQGLPIWLPNGAKLRRTMERYIVDLEESLGYSHVYTPVMANVDLYKTSGHWEHYSEDMFPVMTLDNEELVLRPMNCPHHMMVFKSDMRSYRDLPIRIAELGTMHRYEMSGALTGLHRVRAMTLNDAHIFCRPDQIKEEFARVITLIQQVYSDFGIKDYRFRLSYRDPKDTEKYFQNDEMWNLAQSMLREVAEEVGIPYFEEEGEAAFYGPKLDVQIKTALGKEETLSTAQIDFLLPERFELEYVGDDGKKHRPVVIHRGIISTMERMTAFLLENFAGAFPLWLAPLQAKVIPVSTAFEDYARKVTEQLQAAGIRVEADYRNEKLGYKIREAQLEKVPYMFVVGENEMNSNTLSVRKRGEGDLGAQSVEEVKQRLLSEIHNKLVEVPNTL; this is translated from the coding sequence ATGTCAGCAGTACAAGTAACGTTCCCGGATGGCGCCGTCAGAGAATACGCCGCGGGAAGCACCATTGAAGATGTGGCCGGATCCATCAGCTCCGGATTAAAGAAGAATGCCGTTGCAGGGAAAGTGAACGGAAAGGTGGTTGATATTTACTATCCGTTGAATGAAGACGCGTCCCTTGAAATTGTGACTCTAGACAGCAAGGACGGCTTGGAGATGTATCGTCATTCCACAGCGCATATGATGGCGCAGGCAATCAAGCGGATTTACGGACAACAAGCGGTGAAACTGGGCATCGGTCCTGTGATTGAAGACGGTTTTTACTACGATATCGATATTGAAACACCTCTGAGCTCTGAGGATCTGGATAAGATCGAGAAAGAAATGGCCAAAATATCGAATGAAAATTTGCCGATTCGCCGCAGGGAAGTCAGCCGTGAAGAAGCGTTAGCCATCTACACCGAATTAAACGATAATCTGAAGCTGGAACTGATCAACGATTTGCCTGAAGACGTTATTTTGACCATTTACGATCAGGGCGAGTTTTTCGATCTTTGCCGCGGGCCGCATCTGCCATCAACAGGACGTATCAAGATATTCAAGCTGCTAAGCGTTGCCGGTGCTTATTGGCGCGGCGATTCCAAGAATAAGATGTTACAGCGCATCTACGGAACCGCTTTTCCCAAGAAGGCGGATTTAGATGAACACCTTCGGTTATTGGAAGAAGCCAAGAAACGCGACCACCGGAAATTGGGCCGTGAGTTGAAGATGTTTACTTTTGCCCGCGAAGTAGGTCAAGGTTTGCCGATTTGGCTGCCCAACGGCGCCAAGCTTAGAAGAACCATGGAACGTTACATTGTTGATTTGGAAGAAAGTCTCGGTTATTCGCACGTCTATACTCCTGTTATGGCTAATGTGGATTTATACAAAACTTCAGGTCACTGGGAACATTACTCGGAAGACATGTTTCCTGTGATGACGCTGGATAATGAAGAGCTGGTTCTGCGCCCGATGAACTGTCCGCATCACATGATGGTGTTCAAGAGCGATATGCGTTCATACAGGGATTTACCGATTCGTATTGCTGAGTTAGGAACGATGCACCGGTATGAAATGTCAGGCGCACTGACCGGGTTACACCGGGTTCGCGCGATGACGCTGAATGACGCCCATATTTTCTGCCGTCCTGATCAGATTAAAGAAGAATTCGCCAGAGTAATCACTCTGATTCAACAGGTATACAGCGACTTCGGCATTAAAGATTATCGTTTCCGCTTATCTTATCGGGATCCGAAGGATACAGAGAAATACTTCCAGAACGATGAAATGTGGAATCTGGCTCAAAGCATGTTGAGGGAAGTTGCCGAGGAAGTTGGCATTCCTTACTTCGAGGAAGAAGGAGAAGCGGCTTTCTACGGACCTAAACTTGACGTTCAGATCAAGACGGCTTTAGGCAAAGAGGAGACCCTTTCCACGGCTCAAATTGACTTCCTTCTTCCTGAACGCTTTGAACTTGAGTATGTGGGCGATGACGGAAAAAAACATCGTCCAGTCGTGATTCATCGGGGCATCATTTCCACGATGGAGCGAATGACCGCGTTCCTGCTAGAAAACTTTGCCGGCGCGTTCCCGCTGTGGCTCGCTCCATTGCAAGCTAAAGTGATTCCGGTATCCACAGCGTTTGAAGATTACGCGCGCAAAGTAACAGAGCAGTTACAAGCCGCGGGAATCCGGGTGGAAGCGGACTATCGCAATGAAAAGCTGGGCTACAAAATCAGAGAAGCGCAGCTGGAGAAAGTGCCTTACATGTTTGTTGTCGGCGAGAATGAAATGAATTCGAATACCTTGTCTGTCCGTAAGCGCGGAGAAGGCGATCTAGGCGCGCAGAGCGTTGAAGAGGTAAAGCAGAGACTTCTTTCAGAAATTCATAATAAATTGGTTGAAGTGCCAAATACGCTCTAA
- the ytxC gene encoding putative sporulation protein YtxC, which yields MELFTLWMAKGSETQVDKLFGELMEELRELHIDSLKVFIDTETEQELVGLRCTWYETDTELANKVRERAGRGIASYVLAEYEERIIKKMIINEYAYKIRDEISKIETYTLHILDQSEEEIGGHQARKRRKNQIALAFITYLEEFPEVNIDGFIHFRLHAYAEELREVVEYAIDEYLMDKQYQEFIALLKYFVYIQDAKIPVAHLMHKGENDFILLNEDFEPIETKQVETFVVEMIDKDINYEDMIVSTLITVSPQKVFIHTREPEMQVIKTIKQIFDDRATLCTLCGSCSPHLGDFRKEQRSTLT from the coding sequence ATGGAGCTGTTTACCTTGTGGATGGCTAAAGGGTCGGAGACGCAGGTTGATAAGCTGTTCGGCGAGTTAATGGAGGAACTCCGGGAGTTACATATAGATTCTTTGAAGGTGTTCATAGATACGGAGACGGAGCAGGAACTTGTGGGGTTAAGATGTACTTGGTATGAGACCGATACGGAGCTTGCAAACAAGGTCCGAGAACGGGCGGGGCGCGGTATAGCCTCTTATGTTCTTGCAGAGTATGAAGAGCGGATTATCAAAAAAATGATTATCAACGAGTATGCTTACAAAATAAGGGATGAGATTTCAAAAATCGAAACCTATACGCTTCATATTTTGGACCAGTCCGAAGAAGAAATCGGAGGTCATCAGGCGAGAAAACGCAGAAAAAATCAGATCGCCTTGGCTTTTATCACATATCTTGAAGAGTTTCCTGAAGTGAACATCGACGGTTTCATTCATTTCAGGCTTCATGCCTATGCGGAAGAACTGCGCGAAGTGGTTGAATATGCGATAGACGAGTATCTGATGGATAAACAGTATCAGGAATTCATCGCTTTGTTAAAATATTTCGTATATATTCAAGATGCCAAAATACCCGTGGCGCACCTCATGCATAAAGGGGAAAACGACTTTATTCTGTTGAATGAGGATTTCGAGCCCATCGAAACGAAACAGGTGGAGACGTTCGTGGTGGAGATGATTGATAAAGATATCAATTATGAAGATATGATTGTGAGCACGTTAATTACCGTATCCCCTCAAAAGGTATTTATTCATACCCGGGAACCCGAAATGCAAGTGATTAAGACGATCAAGCAAATATTTGATGATCGAGCCACCCTGTGCACGCTTTGCGGATCTTGCTCGCCTCATTTGGGAGATTTCCGTAAGGAACAACGATCCACGTTGACTTAG
- the mqnC gene encoding cyclic dehypoxanthinyl futalosine synthase — MSTVEQILHKAATGVRIDTEECITLFESDQVEKIGNVANQIMLKWHPEPITTFVVGRNINYTNVCDVYCRFCAFYRSPNSDEGYVLPDETIFQKIQETLDVDGTEILMQGGTNPNLPFSYYTNLLREIKKRFDITMHSFSPAEIMKMVEVSGLPLEQVVRELHEAGLDSLPGGGAEILDDRTRRKISRLKGSWRDWMDVMQTAHRIGMHTTGTMVIGFGESMEERALHLQRIRDAQDECLSHGYKTPGFLAFIPWTFQPDNTNMKAEKVSPEEYLKTLAISRIMLDNVANFQSSWVTMGPEVGKTTLSYGCNDFGSTMIEENVVSAAGTTHKVNIESILRLIREAGKIPAQRNTKYEILRVYDDASATVNKDFIMQN; from the coding sequence ATGAGTACAGTAGAACAAATTTTACATAAGGCTGCGACCGGCGTGCGGATTGATACAGAAGAATGTATCACGTTGTTTGAATCCGATCAGGTTGAGAAGATAGGTAATGTAGCTAACCAAATTATGCTGAAATGGCACCCGGAGCCGATTACCACATTTGTGGTCGGGCGGAATATAAATTATACGAACGTATGCGATGTGTATTGCCGATTCTGCGCGTTCTATCGTTCCCCGAATTCCGATGAAGGTTATGTATTGCCAGATGAAACGATTTTTCAGAAAATCCAGGAAACGCTTGATGTGGATGGAACCGAGATTCTGATGCAGGGCGGAACCAATCCCAATTTACCATTCAGTTATTACACGAACTTGCTTCGAGAGATTAAGAAACGCTTTGATATTACGATGCACTCTTTCTCCCCCGCGGAGATTATGAAGATGGTTGAGGTGTCAGGATTACCCCTCGAGCAGGTTGTCCGTGAGTTGCACGAAGCCGGCTTAGACTCTCTGCCGGGTGGCGGCGCCGAGATTCTCGATGACCGCACAAGACGCAAAATCAGCCGTCTGAAGGGCTCCTGGAGGGACTGGATGGATGTGATGCAAACGGCGCACCGCATTGGCATGCACACTACGGGCACGATGGTCATCGGGTTCGGAGAGTCTATGGAGGAGCGGGCGTTACATCTGCAGAGAATCAGAGACGCGCAGGATGAATGCTTGAGCCATGGTTACAAGACGCCCGGATTCCTGGCTTTCATCCCATGGACCTTCCAACCGGACAATACGAACATGAAAGCGGAGAAGGTGTCGCCCGAGGAGTACTTGAAGACATTGGCGATTTCCCGTATTATGCTGGACAATGTAGCCAATTTCCAGTCCTCCTGGGTAACGATGGGTCCTGAAGTAGGCAAAACCACGCTATCCTACGGTTGTAATGATTTCGGCAGCACGATGATTGAAGAGAATGTCGTATCCGCCGCGGGCACAACGCATAAAGTCAACATCGAATCCATTCTCAGACTGATTCGTGAAGCAGGTAAAATTCCTGCGCAGCGAAACACCAAATATGAGATTTTGCGTGTATATGATGATGCTTCGGCCACAGTGAACAAAGATTTTATTATGCAGAATTAG